In Colletotrichum higginsianum IMI 349063 chromosome 1, whole genome shotgun sequence, the DNA window CCGCATCTTTAGAGTGTATGACGTCCGAGGCCAGTGTGGATGTCCCTGATCCCTTTTGCACCAAGGCCTCTTCCTAGTGTACAGTGAGGGCATGACACGCTGGCGAATGGCGTAATTCTCAACAAGCACCACCAAACCGCTTGGAGCTGGTGATAAAGGCACTGCGTTGCTGATGGCCCTCGGGGACTCACAATTCAAAACGCGCCCGTCTTCCGTTTCCCAGCACGCAATAGTTCACTCTGCTCAGTCGTAGCAGGGGAACCAACGTCACCACCTCCGGCAATTGCCGCCGGTACAAACTCCACGGGCCCTCCGCCCTTCCGTAACCCCGCCCGCTCGGCGCGCACCCTCTCTTGGCTCTGCCTCAACGCGGCCCTCGTAGCCCACTCCGGTAGCACTTCCTCGGACAACGGGTTCCACAGATCCGGGGACAACGTCGTGACGTACCCTGCGCGGccgtcgagatcgacgaaGCCCATGAGCTTATCTGTCAAGCTCGGGTTGCGGAGAGCGGCGGACTGGGTCAGCTTGGCGTTAAAGTggacgcccttcttcttgagaTCGAGGAACTGGGAAAgcttggcctcgagggcggcgggcggtgaGCCTGGGGGCGAGGCTGGAATGTCGAAGTTCGGGACTGGGGGTAGAGTAAGGTCACGGAGGAGAGCGCGGGAGGCTGTGTATGGCGAGGTTGGGGGTTGAGAAAGGTCGCCGTCCTGAGAGTTGCCTTGCAGTGGTTGAGGGTCCAttggggggagagagggacCTAAGGGAACTGAATGTTGTTGAACTGGGCCGATGGTAACACTGTCAGGCAAAGATTGTGTTTCTGGATCCGccgttgttggtggtggttgtgcTGGCTTGACATCATCTACAAAGCAGCTCGTCAGTACGAGCGGCTGCGGTAAAGCGCGTAGGTCTAGGCGACTGCGGTGTCTCACTTGTTTCTGGGTGATGTGCGGGAGTTGTTCCTTTCTTGGAACTTTCAGTCTACATTCGATGTGTTAGTGATTCCCTCGGGTGAGTGGTTGCGAGCGAGTCCACACCTTCAGTGGGAGGACAGCCTCCTGaacctcgtcttcttcgtcactGCTGGCATATGCGACCAAGCCACCCATTATATGTGTCTCCGGCTATCAGCCTGGATACAGACAAGGATAGGATGGTTGAAAGCAAGAAGGTGTGTGCGAATGAGTGAGCTGATGCAAAtaaggaaggggaggaagcTCAGGGTGGTATCGTAGAGCGCCACAAACCGAGACGGGCTTTCGAAGTGGCTGGTGAGTAAGTGGCCCGTGCATGCCGCGGCTAAAACTCTGTGGAGCCAGCCTCACTTCGGATGCGTATCAACTTTATCTGATCTATCACGTCGTCGCGATCCTTTTCCGCCCCTCACCCCCAAATAACAGCCGTCTGTCGTCATCAGAATCGCCAGCCCAGCAGACGCCGTCGAATCGTAATATCAATACGTCGCTTTCTAATCACACCAAATAGATACGGGAGCTGGGAACCAACACTGGTGACACCCTCGAGTGTAGATCCTGCCGAAAAAGTAGCTCTCACCAAACGTAGTGTCTTGCTGAGAGTTCGAGACCTACAACATGGCTCGGACCAGGGACTCGCGCTCACCATCGCCTGCAGGAAGTCAACACAATGCGAGACGCCCCCGTAAAGACGATGACAGGCGCGATCGGGACCGtcgcgatgacggcggcagAGAATACCGTCGTCGTTCGCGGTCGAGGAGCCCTGCCGACGTGAGAAGCCACCGCCATGGGAGACGTGACGGGGAGCATTCTGACAAGTACCACGAGCAGCGCCGATTCCGAGACCGCGACCGTGATCGCGACTCTTTCCGACGCAGAGATCGCTCCGTAGACCGAAGAGACGATTCCTACCGCGGAGGTCGCCGAGACAATGACCGCAACAGAGACCGCAGGAGGTCCCGGGACAGATACGCCGATCGCGACCGCTCTTTGGACAGACGACGGCCCCGCGATGGCGACAGGGATCATCGCCCAAGGATGGACGACTCTAGAGATCGAGCTCACGCGAGGCGAGAGGGAACTGCTGACTCCCGCCCCCGCAGCAGGCGCGATGACAGCCGTCCGCGCGGTGCGGCGCTTTCAGAGAATGCCAGCGCTCCCGTTAACGAGGTGAGACAGGCAGTCTACCATCGTGGGACTGCGATCGCTAACCTGGATTTACAGGCTAccaagcccaagcccgcCCCAGCTCAGACCGAAGCTGACAAAAAGGCCGAGCGACTTGCCAGGCTCGAGGcgtggaagaagagcaggGAGACCAAAGCCAATAAAGAGAATGAGGTTAATCCAAGTCAGACTAGGAATCTCCTCGCAGAGATGGACAGAAAGTCCGTGCCGTCTCCGGCCCCCGCCTCGCCATCTGTTGCCTCACCAGCCGTTGCATCACCCGGAGCAGCATCGCCTGCGCCCACCCAGACTACCGCGTCGGGAgccgcctcgccggcccCTTTTGCGGGCAAGTTTGACCCCAAGGCCATCGCGAAGAAATCTGCGGCGTCGCACAAGAGTTCTGGTACAAATGGTGTACTGGGTTCGCTCCAGGGTCGCCCTGAAAAGTCGATTGCGCCTGTCGCACCAATCACCAAAGGTTTGCCTGTACCATCTCCAGCGGGGGGCTTTTACGCTAACAAATCGACAACAGCTTCGGCACTGCCTGCCAACCGCAACGTGAGTGCTTTCGGCTTCAGCAAGGCGACGGCCGACAGCGAGAAGCTTGCAAACAAGCGCAAGTTGGAcctcgatgaggaggagggaacGAAAAGGAAACTCACGAAGTTGCCCGCACTTCCCCTCGAGGCTGATGACACCCCCTATGCTGAtcaagacgaagacgacgagtCTGATGGTGGCAACTTTGCCGAGACTGAGGAAgaggctgctgccgccgctcgcGCAGCACACGAGCGGCGTGAGAGAGAGCTGCAAGAGCAAGAACCGCAAGAAGAGGCGAAGCCCGATGTAGACATGCAAGACGCTGCGCTGCCGCAAATTAATGACACCGCCGAAGAACCTGCAGCCGAGCAGATGGAtgtcgaagaggaagatgacgtTGATCCTTTGGATGCGTTTATGGCTGATTTATCAGACGCCAAAGCCAAACCCACGGGTCACAAGGCAAGTACATCATCGAAGAAGGCCCAAGAGCCAGAGGCGTACTTCAGTGACGATGAGTATGCTTTCAAGACAGAAGACGGCAAGGATCCAAACGCTGTTCTTGCCATGGCAGCGaagcgcaagaagaaggacatcCCTACCGTCGACTACAGCAAGCTTGACCTGCATCCCATTCGCAAGAATTTCTGGGTTGAACCAGCAGAGCTTGCCGCCCTgaccgaggaggaagccAACGAGCTCCGTCTGGAACTTGACGGCATCAAAGTCTCTGGGAAGAACATCCCGAAGCCCGTTCAGAAATGGGCGCAGTGCGGATTGACACGCCGCACTTTGGATGTTCTGGCAGATATGGGATTCGACAAGCCGACTTCCATTCAAATGCAGGCTCTCCCCGTCATCATGTCAGGGCGCGATGTGGTCGGTGTTGCCAAGACTGGATCTGGTAAAACGCTTGCCTTCCTTCTCCCCATGTTCCGCCACATCATGGACCAACCTCCCCTCAAGGACACAGACGGTCCCATCGGTCTTATCATGACGCCCACCCGCGAGTTGGCTGTCCAGATCCACCGCGATTGCAAGCCTTTTCTGAAGGCAATGGGCCTGCGGTCTGTTTGCGCATACGGTGGAGCGCCTATCAGAGATCAGATTGCCGAGCTCAAGCGCGGGGCGGAAATCGTCGTGTGTACTCCTGGCCGTATGATCGATCTATTGGCCGCCAATCAGGGTCGCGTCACGAACTTGCGTCGTGTCACATATGCAGTGCTTGATGAGGCAGATCGCATGTTCGACATGGGATTTGAGCCTCAAGTCATGAAAATCTTTGCAAACATTCGTCCTGACCGGCAAACCATTCTATTCTCGGCAACGATGCCTCGCATCATTGACTCGTTGACGAAGAAGGTTCTTAAGTCTCCGGTCGAGATTACAGTCGGAGGCCGCAGTGTTGTCGCATCGGATATCACGCAGGTCGTGGAAATTGTCCCCGAAGACCAGAAGTTCTACCATCTCCTGGGACTGCTCGGCGAGCTTTATGACAAAGACGAAGATGCACGATCTCTCATTTTTGTTGAACGTCAAGAAAAGGCTGATGACCTGCTCAAGGAACTCATGACCAAGGGTTACCCGTGCATGTCTATACACGGTGGTAAAGACCAGGTTGATAGAGACTCGACCATTTCAGACTTTAAAAAGGGTATCGTGCCCATCCTCATCGCGACCTCGGTTGCCGCTCGAGGTCTCGACGTCAAACAGCTCAAGTTGGTTGTCAATTTCGACTGGTAAGTCTTCCCTGTCGGCGTGTATCAGAAACATCAAAACACCTGGCGCTAACAAACAACAGCCCGTCCCATTCCGAAGATTACGTCCATCGTTGTGGACGAACCGGAAGAGCGGGTAACAAGGGTACTGCTGTAACCTACATCACCGAAGAACAGGAGAGCTGCGCATCCGCTGTTGCCAAGGCACTCGAGCAGAGTGGCCAACCTGTACCCGAACGTCTGGAAGAGATGCGCAAAGCTTGGAAAGAGAAGGTTAAATCaggcaaggccaaggatACTTCTGGCTTTGGCGGTAAAGGTCTTGACCGACTAGACGCCGAGCGAGAAGCAGCGCGTCTCCGCGAGCGCAAGACTCACAAGGCcgaaggcgaagacgacgatgtcaaggaggagaagaccgaggaggacaaAGCCAAGAGCTCCGTCACTGACATCCAGTCCAAGGTGTCGGCTATTGTGTCCCGCAATACCAGCAAGCCCGAAGGCGACTCTAAGGGCAAGGACGCACCGGCCGCCACAGGCAAGGGGGGTCAA includes these proteins:
- a CDS encoding HCNGP-like protein — its product is MGGLVAYASSDEEDEVQEAVLPLKEQLPHITQKQVRHRSRLDLRALPQPLVLTSCFVDDVKPAQPPPTTADPETQSLPDSVTIGPVQQHSVPLGPSLPPMDPQPLQGNSQDGDLSQPPTSPYTASRALLRDLTLPPVPNFDIPASPPGSPPAALEAKLSQFLDLKKKGVHFNAKLTQSAALRNPSLTDKLMGFVDLDGRAGYVTTLSPDLWNPLSEEVLPEWATRAALRQSQERVRAERAGLRKGGGPVEFVPAAIAGGGDVGSPATTEQSELLRAGKRKTGAF
- a CDS encoding DEAD/DEAH box helicase, with translation MARTRDSRSPSPAGSQHNARRPRKDDDRRDRDRRDDGGREYRRRSRSRSPADVRSHRHGRRDGEHSDKYHEQRRFRDRDRDRDSFRRRDRSVDRRDDSYRGGRRDNDRNRDRRRSRDRYADRDRSLDRRRPRDGDRDHRPRMDDSRDRAHARREGTADSRPRSRRDDSRPRGAALSENASAPVNEATKPKPAPAQTEADKKAERLARLEAWKKSRETKANKENEVNPSQTRNLLAEMDRKSVPSPAPASPSVASPAVASPGAASPAPTQTTASGAASPAPFAGKFDPKAIAKKSAASHKSSGTNGVLGSLQGRPEKSIAPVAPITKGLPVPSPAGGFYANKSTTASALPANRNVSAFGFSKATADSEKLANKRKLDLDEEEGTKRKLTKLPALPLEADDTPYADQDEDDESDGGNFAETEEEAAAAARAAHERRERELQEQEPQEEAKPDVDMQDAALPQINDTAEEPAAEQMDVEEEDDVDPLDAFMADLSDAKAKPTGHKASTSSKKAQEPEAYFSDDEYAFKTEDGKDPNAVLAMAAKRKKKDIPTVDYSKLDLHPIRKNFWVEPAELAALTEEEANELRLELDGIKVSGKNIPKPVQKWAQCGLTRRTLDVLADMGFDKPTSIQMQALPVIMSGRDVVGVAKTGSGKTLAFLLPMFRHIMDQPPLKDTDGPIGLIMTPTRELAVQIHRDCKPFLKAMGLRSVCAYGGAPIRDQIAELKRGAEIVVCTPGRMIDLLAANQGRVTNLRRVTYAVLDEADRMFDMGFEPQVMKIFANIRPDRQTILFSATMPRIIDSLTKKVLKSPVEITVGGRSVVASDITQVVEIVPEDQKFYHLLGLLGELYDKDEDARSLIFVERQEKADDLLKELMTKGYPCMSIHGGKDQVDRDSTISDFKKGIVPILIATSVAARGLDVKQLKLVVNFDCPSHSEDYVHRCGRTGRAGNKGTAVTYITEEQESCASAVAKALEQSGQPVPERLEEMRKAWKEKVKSGKAKDTSGFGGKGLDRLDAEREAARLRERKTHKAEGEDDDVKEEKTEEDKAKSSVTDIQSKVSAIVSRNTSKPEGDSKGKDAPAATGKGGQPLDMVSAAIRNINERLGKAGQLRSGQPIDNKGPDAGAYHATLEINDFPQKARWAVTNRTNVAKILEATGVSITTKGTFYPAGKEVPAGADPKLYILVEGDTEVVVGAAMTELTRLLSEGTVAAATADSRAPASGRYNVV